A genomic stretch from Thauera sp. GDN1 includes:
- a CDS encoding cbb3-type cytochrome c oxidase subunit 3 — MDINDIRSLITVLGLVCFLAICAWAYSKHAKAGFDAAARLPFSDDDLPARGGRQDLEGKTNG, encoded by the coding sequence GTGGATATCAACGACATCCGGAGCCTGATCACCGTGCTTGGCTTGGTCTGCTTCCTGGCCATCTGCGCATGGGCTTACAGCAAGCACGCGAAGGCGGGCTTCGATGCGGCGGCGCGCCTGCCTTTCAGCGACGATGACCTGCCGGCCCGTGGCGGACGGCAAGACCTTGAGGGAAAAACAAATGGCTGA
- the ccoP gene encoding cytochrome-c oxidase, cbb3-type subunit III, protein MADFISGFWNMYVMVLVALSILFCVFVLVSNMTKREKGPVELHGHVWDETLAEYNNPLPRWWMYLFWITIFFAVAYLAIYPGFGNSNQSRGQWAQYDAEMKAGQERFGPVFAKYREMDVMAVAADPEANAMGKRLFLTYCQQCHGAAAQGAKSFPNLTDSEWLWGGAPENIKETITNGRNGVMTPFGQVLGADGVKDVANYVRSMNGLAHDSVRAQRGKEAFENNCVACHGADAKGNPMLGAPDLTNNQWLYGSSEATIIETVTHGRNNKMPAFGEFLGEDKVHILAAYVLSLSKK, encoded by the coding sequence ATGGCTGACTTTATCAGCGGTTTCTGGAACATGTATGTGATGGTCCTCGTGGCCCTCTCCATCCTGTTCTGTGTGTTCGTGCTGGTGTCGAACATGACCAAGCGCGAGAAGGGCCCGGTCGAACTGCACGGTCACGTGTGGGACGAGACGCTCGCCGAGTACAACAACCCGCTGCCGCGCTGGTGGATGTACCTGTTCTGGATCACCATCTTCTTCGCGGTCGCGTATCTGGCGATCTATCCCGGTTTCGGCAACTCCAACCAGAGCCGTGGCCAGTGGGCTCAGTACGACGCCGAGATGAAGGCCGGCCAGGAGCGCTTCGGCCCGGTCTTCGCCAAGTATCGCGAGATGGACGTCATGGCCGTCGCCGCCGATCCCGAGGCCAATGCCATGGGCAAGCGCCTGTTCCTGACCTACTGCCAGCAGTGTCATGGCGCGGCCGCGCAGGGTGCGAAGAGCTTCCCGAACCTCACCGACAGCGAGTGGCTGTGGGGGGGCGCACCGGAGAACATCAAGGAGACCATCACCAACGGCCGTAACGGCGTCATGACGCCCTTCGGTCAGGTGCTCGGTGCCGACGGCGTGAAGGACGTCGCCAACTACGTGCGTTCGATGAACGGACTGGCTCACGATTCGGTGCGTGCCCAGCGTGGCAAGGAAGCCTTCGAGAACAACTGCGTGGCCTGCCACGGTGCCGACGCCAAGGGCAATCCGATGCTCGGTGCGCCCGATCTGACGAATAACCAGTGGCTCTACGGCTCGTCGGAAGCGACCATCATCGAGACCGTCACCCATGGGCGCAACAACAAGATGCCGGCATTCGGCGAGTTCCTCGGCGAGGACAAGGTCCACATCCTGGCCGCCTATGTGCTCAGCCTGAGCAAGAAGTAA